A stretch of DNA from Lotus japonicus ecotype B-129 chromosome 4, LjGifu_v1.2:
aaaaaaaaaaatattgggtGGCTTATGGTTCATTCACATGAACACatctatttttttcatttatatttttattctctttaattttttcaatcatATTATCTACTACAGTTGAACTGATTTCATGCACGGTAAAATAAAgatactaataaataaataaaatgataaattGGATATAAATATAAGTCAATACAATCATCAAGTGTTAATCAAATATTGGTAAAAAATCATTACAAAACTACATTCAGTTCACATTCATTGttgttgaaaactcattttcttcaACAAGAAAATGGATCGGTTTCATGTCTAGGTACGTCGACGGTGGCCCTTTTTTGGCAGAAATGCTGGCGTTTCGGGACGGGCTTATTCTTGCCTGGAGCCGTGGCATGAGAAAGCTCATTTGTAATTCTGATTGTCAGGAGCTTATAAATGTTCTCATGGGACATACTGTAACTGTGAATCTTCCTCATGGCcacttgctcaacgagattcgTGGTCTGCTTGCAAGAGAATGGCGGGTTGAAATTGCTTGGAGCTGCAGAGATGCAAATAATGTTGCAGATTGGTTGGCCAAGAGAGGTTCAGGTCTTTTGACGGGTGGTAGCATCGTTATTGAGTCTCCCAATTCAGAGCTTGAAGTTCTTCTATTGAAGGACTCCCTTTGGATTGTTTAGTGTCTTTGcctttttttgttaaatttccGATGTATCCAAaaaagaaaactcattttcttcaCCATCAATCATATGAATTTTTAACTTTTATTCGTTTGTAGCTCTTGCAAGTGTCACAAACAATTGACTATAGTTCCATAATAAAAGTAGCTCCAattgtataaaatattttaatacaaTCAAATTAAGATTgatttaaattaggaaaagtaTTAATATAAATCATTTATTTTGCTACATGATACTTATTTTCAAATTCCAAATTGTAATAATATGCGAATTTCAAATTGTAGTAATTGTTTTAGAAATAGAAACTTTTAGTCTAATATTGTATGTACTTttgccaaaaaaaattaattcaattaagttaagattaatttaaattaagtaATGTATGAATGTAATCATGTTATTTTGCTGCACAATTTAATAAATTATGATTGATATAAATTAGAGAATGTATTCAATGTAATCAAGTTATTTTGCTACACAATTTGatacatatttttaaattttggatTGTAATAAATAGAATTTAGCATATCGCTGCCATATATAAAGGAAGGGATTTCGTTCCATGAAAGCATTAGTTCGTGTTGTATATCTTGGGAGGCTAATTTGATAGCAGACCGGCTAGCAATAGCGGCTCTGATGTTCCTTTTTGGAAGCCACGTACCCTCTTCTCCTCTTAGGGATTGGCATCGTCTTCTTTTATTAGAGAGGGGAGATGACTGATGCATGTCTGATGTTAGATGTTCTATGAAATTGGCTTATTCTGGAGGATGACTCATATTGTATTAAGACCATACTTCTTTCATCACCAAACGTGTAAATCAACTACCACGGGTTGTTATATCTTAAGCAGAACTCTCAGGTTCGAGCCTTTGTGAATGCAGTTGCATTAATTACTTTGGTATAGGGTGTGCTTTATCACCCAAAGTTGTCCAACCCAGCTCAAAATTGCGAGAACAATTCAACAAAAAAGAAACTCATATCCTCATCCTGCATATGTTGATTCATGTGTATTTCACGCTCCAATTGTTCAGTCGTGGACATGAGATGATGTGTTGAGAAATCTCATATAAAGCCAATATAACCCTTTTATGAAAAACAAACCTCACGTTTAACCTAAACTTTTGAAGTATATTTAGATCTTGCAAATTTTAATATCAACGGTCAAGTAATTGTATTTTATATTCACTAGCTTAGTCAACTTCATTCTAGACTTTGACTATATGGTGTCAATTTCTCTGTTTCAGTCGTCAAACATCTGGATTTTTTCCCTTTCAAAATAATGTTGTTGATGCTTGGGCTTTGAATTTGAAACTACctatcttattttatttcaaattgcTAGTTCCGTAAcacgtgcgttgcacggaaattttatgttgtaatattttaataaataaattaaataagttaTTCTTGTATAAGGAAACTCTGTAAAGatagatgaagagaaaaatgaaataaataattgtaattgtaattgtgttgtgtacatcaaacatttccaaaaacttccttaaacactacatttataGTACTGGTCTGTTGTTTGCCCCCCTCATCgagtatacaaagtttaagaccttTTCTTGAGCGTGCTCTAGAaagagctacatataactgaccatgagtgaagacgggcCTCGGAAGGAAGAGGtcaacctgagatagtgtttgtccttggcTCTTGTTTATGGTCATAGCAAAGTATATTGCAATtggaaactgtcttcttctgaatttaattgaaaatttggaatcagaaggaaccaagtccattcttaaaatgtgcactttgtcattgacatttgttcccgtgataacagttgcaccaataaaacgttcaccaagttcattcacaattaacctggttccattacataaacctgctgcttggtctaaatttctcaaaagcattattggagtaccaactttcaataaaAGTTTGTGGTTAGGCATTCCtgaacttttagtgtcgttAAAAAATTCggtggtaaaccactcaccttggatttcagaatcctcatcagatcgcaaggcagagtcggagctcagatattcatgcTCTGGTGCAGCTATCATCTCAAGCATGtatgtgtttatcatttcaacagcctCTAGTGTAGGGGCCAATATTGCCCTATCTTGAAAGAAATGagggtctttcattttgtgcgCAAGGTCACGATATGTATATctaatcaattccattaatgggtCAGGACTATTTGGGATGAGCAGATCTGGCGGGATTTGGACTTCGTACTCTCCTGCTCCGGAATCTGGATGGTCgtcatttccaattttaagaatccaatctgcaaagtctttgatttttattgcttcatcagccgTCTCAGCTGCGGTTAGGCGCATGTTCTTAGtcaatttcataactttgcaGTGTTTCCACAATGAGGAAGAGTTTACAGTAGATTCGACGATTTCCTGTCTGCTTTCTCTAGTTATTATaggtagtatttgtctaaaatcacctccaagtattactacttttcctccaaaaggcTTATGGGCGTTATCTTCATTTTTCGACCTCAGTAAATCTCGGAGTGTAACGTCTAAAGCTTCGAAACAATACTTTTTCaacattggagcttcatcccatataataAGACTTGTTTCAAGTAGAAGCTTTGCTCGTAGACTTCCCTGCTTTATATTACATGTCGAGGTCTCTGTAGCATCTAATGGAATGCAGAATTTAGAATGAGCTGTTCTGCCTCcaggcaagagtaatgatgctatGCCACTGGAAGCAACGGTAAGAACAATTAGTCCTTTGGATCTAAGTGACGCCGATAAAGTGTTCCATACAAAAGTCTTTCCAGTTCCACCATATccatataaaaagtagaagcctCCTGAGTTTGACAACACAGATGTGACAACCCTCTCATATACAGACTTTTGCTCAGGTGTAAGCATACTAAGCAACTCTTCATATTGTACCTTTAATGCATCTTTGTCATAGTTTAGTTCATCAACAATAAATATATTGTCAAATTGCaggacttcatcatattctggAGTTGGCAAACATGGGTAATCATTTAATGACCTACCATTTCTTTGAAgcaacttctcaatttcaatgatacataaatttttcaaatcagcatcTGCGATTCGTAGGCCTACAGTCGAGAATAAAGATTAACAAATTGTTTTTAACTGTAACGAATATAACTTATGTTGTTCACAGATAATTCATTAATTATATTGCGCAGTGTAATTTTTTAAAGTTgtgaatttcaattaaattaaatccaaGCAATAATTAACTTATTATAACAGCATTTCAAATCTTAATTATAACTTGTAAAATTTCGTACCTGGATTATGCAATTCTTTCCTTCTATGGTGTAGAATGCCTTCTGATATGAGTAGCCAGCATGATTCCCAAACATCAATAGGTTTTGATATTGAATTCATCATCAACATTCTTACAAAGAGTTTCCTCATTTGTTCTCTGGAAGCTAAATCAGAGACTTCTTTAATTGCATCAATATATTCTTTGTCATCTGTTAGCAATCCCAATTGATCGCATGCTTCCTTAAAAGTATCATATGTTACTCCCTTCACTGTTCTGATACTTCTATATGATGTACAACCCTTTTGCATAGTTAGTAGGATTCTCATGTAATATAACTCACCGATGCCTGGAGGGATATACTGTAGTCTACCAATTTTAAAACCCCTCTTTCTTGGTTTCcagattctattttttttatgataaacaaaTCTACTGGGAAATTCAGCATATGTTAGATCCTGCCCTTCTCGGTATTTTTCATTAGCTGCAAACCAAGCCATAAACATTGTGGATATTGTACCACTCTTTTCTAGAACATCTCCAACGTCTTCGTCATCATTATAGTAAACCAAATATTCATTTGGGAGatgaaaatttagtttttgCACAGACGGTCATCGTTTGAGTATAGTAAAGCCAAATGTTCTCCAAGCTGCCTCACACGGAGATAGATAACGgcaatcataatattgctttACCTCATCCACTGGCTCTTTCGCTTGAGCATCGTTGTCCTTCTGTGAAATTTCAAGCATTGCTCGGTTTGCGcctttgttgatatatttgaacaaatattttatagcaTTGGACTTGTTGCAATACTCGACATTTATGTGAGCTTGATACCTCATAAGGAGCGTGGGATTGTAAGGCACAACATACCTGCAATGTCGGTTATGGCAAATATAGATTACAATTGTATTAAATAACATATCTGATGTATTTTTCATATTTCCACGTAgttatattttttcaaattggTATCAATTAAGTTTATTCGGAAAGCATATTACATTTGTAAAAAATTGCATACATGTTATCTATTTCAATGTCTTTTTTCTTGATTACAATCCCTGTTTGCCTTCTTTTATACTGCGGATAACCTTCTTCGTCAATCGTTGtggtgttttgaaatttttttagaTCTTGCAAATTTTAATATCAACGGTCAAGTAATTGTATTTTATATTCACTAGCTTAGTCAAGTTCATTCTAGACTTTGACTATATGGTGTCAATTTCTCTGTTTCAGTCGTCAAACATCTGAATTTTTTCCCTTTCAAAATAATGTTGTTGATGCTTGGGCTTTGAATTTGAAACTACctatcttattttatttcaaattatttGAAATTGTTAGTCTAGTTTTTTTTCCATGTCAAGTTTCGACTGAAGATGTATTggcagtgacggatccagaaatttgatGTCGTGGAGGCAATATCTACATATAGATTTGtaatggaaaaaaataaaacatttacTAATAGAAGTTTGAAAGCATATCATAATTGTTACCTACGAGTTTTCATATTTTGAAAACTCTGCACAATTTTTTCATTCTCAACACTATCAAATACATCTTTCTCTATATAAGTAACTAAACAATCATTTAACCATTCATCTCCCATACGATTTTGCATCCGGTTCTTGTTGATATTCATAGCGGAgaaagctctttcaattgtTGCGGTTGCTACATGTAGTATCAAAGCTAACTCTATGAGCAAATATACCATTGGATACACAATATGCTTCCTAGTCTCCACAACCTTTATAGCAAGATCACTAAATCCGCTCAATTCTGAAAGTGCACAATCAGAGCATATATCCATGAAGTAATTTCAAGCTGATTATCCAATGCCAAAAGTTCAACCGGAGAAAAATCTGAAGGATAAAAATGAGCCAAGCGAATCAATTTTTCCTTATCAAATTAAGCAAATGAGTCTCTTGGACTTAAGCATGCTACACAAAGAAGCAACTCAGTATTGGCACCATAATTTGAATTATCTCCCTCAATTTTCAATCTAAAAGGTAGAGAGAGATGCCTAGATACTCTTTCAGCATCTCATCCAATAGTTGTGTGACTTTAACCAAACTTCTCGACATCAGTAATTTTCGAGCCTGATTGACTAAGATTTGAGCCATGAATCTTCTTGAAAACGTAGAGAAACTGTTAATAGACCAAGGAGGTTGTGTGGTGCACCAAGCCAAGGAGAACTTTTTTAAATGTTTTTGGAAACATTTTTCATTTCAAGAAGATTTTTGGAAACATTTTTCATTTCAAGAACTTTTCATCCGTGGCTCTGGTGATCACCATTTTGTTGTTAAAAAACACCAAATGCTCCTTGGGGTCGGTTGTACCCTCATAAGCGTAAAAAACTAATGATTTGAGGTTATCTGGTATCACCATCCTTGCAATATTATCAGAAAATAGCTAAAAATCCACTACCAATTGTGTTGGCCTCTGTGTTCC
This window harbors:
- the LOC130712346 gene encoding uncharacterized protein LOC130712346, with the translated sequence MSRYVDGGPFLAEMLAFRDGLILAWSRGMRKLICNSDCQELINVLMGHTVTVNLPHGHLLNEIRGLLAREWRVEIAWSCRDANNVADWLAKRGSGLLTGGSIVIESPNSELEVLLLKDSLWIV
- the LOC130712347 gene encoding uncharacterized protein LOC130712347, which produces MDICSDCALSELSGFSDLAIKVVETRKHIVYPMVYLLIELALILHVATATIERAFSAMNINKNRMQNRMGDEWLNDCLVTYIEKDVFDSVENEKIVQSFQNMKTRRYVVPYNPTLLMRYQAHINVEYCNKSNAIKYLFKYINKGANRAMLEISQKDNDAQAKEPVDEGCTSYRSIRTVKGVTYDTFKEACDQLGLLTDDKEYIDAIKEVSDLASREQMRKLFVRMLMMNSISKPIDVWESCWLLISEGILHHRRKELHNPGLRIADADLKNLCIIEIEKLLQRNGRSLNDYPCLPTPEYDEVLQFDNIFIVDELNYDKDALKVQYEELLSMLTPEQKSVYERVVTSVLSNSGGFYFLYGYGGTGKTFVWNTLSASLRSKGLIVLTVASSGIASLLLPGGRTAHSKFCIPLDATETSTCNIKQGSLRAKLLLETSLIIWDEAPMLKKYCFEALDVTLRDLLRSKNEDNAHKPFGGKVVILGGDFRQILPIITRESRQEIVESTVNSSSLWKHCKVMKLTKNMRLTAAETADEAIKIKDFADWILKIGNDDHPDSGAGEYEVQIPPDLLIPNSPDPLMELIRYTYRDLAHKMKDPHFFQDRAILAPTLEAVEMINTYMLEMIAAPEHEYLSSDSALRSDEDSEIQGEWFTTEFFNDTKSSGMPNHKLLLKVGTPIMLLRNLDQAAGLCNGTRLIVNELGERFIGATVITGTNVNDKVRQFPIAIYFAMTINKSQGQTLSQVDLFLPRPVFTHGQLYVALSRARSRKGLKLCILDEGGKQQTSTINVVFKEVFGNV